From the Ctenopharyngodon idella isolate HZGC_01 chromosome 3, HZGC01, whole genome shotgun sequence genome, one window contains:
- the LOC127509866 gene encoding uncharacterized protein LOC127509866 isoform X2, whose amino-acid sequence MDSVGVNVIKTAALGRSFELGMLYDCRKDALIPGFRCWKPEDLQKNISSRSQIATRFKVTASDSIKDKSKLLNIGGELKLSLLSGLISVSGAAKYLNDTKKSFKQQRLTLHYHSTSEFKELVINQLPAENIPDDDNDIATHVVTGILYGADACFVFDREVSTNEDKTTVDGEVNMALDKLKGIASIAGNVNLSMNEDQQSSVKNFTCTFYGDFQLQSNPASFEDAMNVFADLPKLLGENQKLAVPLKVWLYPLNKLHSRSSKLLKEISMDLIMKTESVIESLNTAEMKCSDLLEDSPAQTFDAFHDKILEMNQNCNTYKLTLVKKLGFLLPDIRGDKMKETALNDLLQENDKSPFRGSDLAEWLEERERESEIIKSVLGRLKDYGAQVEDNIDAIWMGLDVGNLVCYTFTSLDCSDVLLSKQTAYLSPSTQGETDQKIPDSKQTSWLTAEIKNTMKRNLKIFKNLVNSNSCKQDRFIVSSREMENHPGSCILLYEHGCEEAVCFTPPSKPPRPITEEVKGQNVVLKVPPSCPATVELRLLYKPKQDTDWTSEPVLKDQHTVTLTDLRAGTEYEIKYAALGKLNYTVDSDVIRVITEKRNRAGTDSDDVRIVLLGKTGVGKSATGNTILRREAFKSILTSRSVKETSEFNRRQITVIDTPGLHDTGVSDVETWKEIMMCISMAAPGPHVFLLVIQLGRFTQEEKDIVKLIYGTFGDKSRMYTMVLFTRGDKLKGRKIQDYIEDDESLKNLVHQCGHRYHVFNNNETEDLTQVSELLDKIDCMVAANGGSFYTNEMFQQVEKKIKEGQERILKEKEEEIKRIKEELRAKYEAEIEQMKKENERERHEMQNEISKTTEEFKKRGQEIKNEKDKNVQKEMKKILEEKQKEFEEENKRKEKSLGEQQQNFIKYMEEKHEKEKQNLLEIIQRETREQAEHEYNEKLDRRVAKALKEAEERHETEKAKALKEAEERHETEKAQALKEAEEKYETEKAKALKIAGERHETEKAKALKKAEERHKKEVEEASKVEEKNKAKALKEAEEKYEREKAKALKEADEKFKTEKAKLLKQAEVKFNTEKAEAEAKTPYRSKRASEWSHYVPVIGGAAGGLFGVFEDIIY is encoded by the exons ATGGATTCAGTCGGAGTGAATGTGAtaaaaactgcagctcttgggAGATCCTTCGAGTTGGGCATGCTGTACGACTGCAGAAAAGACGCATTAATACCAG GCTTTAGATGTTGGAAACCAGAGGATCTTCAGAAGAATATTTCCTCTCGTAGCCAAATTGCTACAAGATTCAAAGTCACAGCTTCAGACTCCATTAAGGATAAATCTAAATTACTAAATATTGGTGGCGAATTGAAACTGAGTCTTTTAAGTGGACTCATCAGTGTAAGTGGAGCAGCAAAGTATCTCAATGACACCAAGAAGTCTTTCAAGCAGCAGAGACTGACGCTACATTATCATTCAACCAGCGAGTTTAAAGAACTGGTCATTAACCAGTTGCCTGCTGAAAATATTcctgatgatgataatgatattGCCACTCATGTAGTGACAGGAATACTGTATGGAGCAGATGCCTGCTTTGTGTTTGACAGAGAAGTTTCTACAAATGAGGACAAAACCACAGTAGATGGAGAAGTAAACATGGCCCTAGATAAACTAAAGGGCATCGCTTCAATAGCTGGAAATGTTAATCTGAGCATGAATGAAGACCAACAATCTTCAGTCAAAAACTTCACATGTACATTTTATGGAGACTTCCAGTTACAATCTAACCCAGCCTCTTTTGAAGATGCGATGAATGTTTTTGCTGATCTTCCAAAACTACTGGGAGAAAATCAAAAGCTGGCAGTTCCTCTGAAAGTTTGGCTTTATCCTCTGAACAAACTTCACTCAAGATCCTCAAAACTTCTGAAGGAGATCAGCATGGATCTAATCATGAAGACTGAATCAGTGATTGAGAGTTTAAATACAGCTGAGATGAAATGCAGTGATCTTCTAGAAGACTCTCCTGCTcagacatttgatgcatttCATGATAAAATTCTGGAAATGAATCAAAACTGCAACACATATAAGTTGACATTGGTGAAGAAACTCGGCTTTCTGCTGCCAGACATCCGCGGGGACAAGATGAAGGAAACTGCACTGAATGATCTTCTACAAGAAAATGACAAATCTCCATTCAGAGGAAGTGATCTTGCAGAGTGGCtggaagaaagagaaagagagtctGAGATCATTAAATCAGTCCTCGGACGGCTAAAGGATTATGGTGCACAGGTGGAAGACAACATAGATGCCATCTGGATGGGCCTGGATGTTGGAAACCTGGTGTGTTACACGTTTACATCACTGGACTGCTCAGATGTGCTTCTTTCTAAACAAACTGCCTACTTGAGTCCTTCAACACAAGGAGAAACTGATCAGAAGATCCCTGATTCAAAGCAAACTTCTTGGCTCACTGCTGAGATCAAAAATACCATGAAGAGAAACTTGAAGATATTTAAGAACTTGGTCAATTCAAACAGCTGTAAACAAGACAGGTTCATTGTGTCATCAAGAGAAATGGAGAATCATCCTGGTTCCTGCATTCTCCTGTATGAACATGGATGTGAAGAAGCTGTTTGCTTTACTCCTCCATCCAAACCACCCCGTCCAATCACtgaagaggtcaaaggtcaaaatGTGGTTCTGAAGGTTCCTCCATCATGTCCTGCTACAGTGGAGCTCAGATTACTGTATAAACCGAAGCAGGACACAGACTGGACATCTGAACCTGTGCTGAAGGATCAACACACAGTTACTCTGACTGATCTGAGAGCAGGAACTGAGTATGAGATCAAATATGCAGCGCTGGGGAAACTCAACTACACCGTAGACAGTGACGTGATCAGAGTCATCACAGAG aAAAGGAACAGAGCAGGTACAG ACAGTGATGATGTGAGGATTGTGTTGCTGGGAAAGACGGGTGTTGGGAAGAGTGCAACGGGAAACACCATACTGAGACGAGAAGCTTTTAAATCAATACTGACTTCACGCTCAGTGAAAGAAACATCTGAGTTCAACAGAAGACAGATCACTGTGATTGACACTCCAGGCCTGCATGATACTGGAGTCAGTGATGTTGAGACCTGGAAGGAGATTATGATGTGCATCTCAATGGCGGCACCTGGTCCACATGTGTTTCTGCTGGTGATTCAACTGGGACGATTCACTCAAGAGGAGAAAGACATAGTGAAGTTGATCTACGGGACATTTGGAGACAAGTCCAGAATGTACACCATGGTGCTGTTCACCAGAGGAGATAAACTAAAAGGAAGAAAAATTCAAGATTACATTGAAGATGATGAAAGTTTAAAGAACCTCGTCCATCAGTGTGGTCACAGATACCATGTGTTCAATAACAATGAGACTGAAGATCTGACGCAGGTTTCTGAGCTGCTGGATAAGATTGACTGTATGGTGGCAGCAAATGGAGGGAGTTTCTACACCAATGAGATGTTCCAGCAGGTGGAGAAGAAAATCAAAGAGGGACAAGAGAGAatactgaaagagaaagaagaagagaTCAAGAGAATAAAAGAAGAGCTGAGAGCCAAGTATGAAGCTGAAATAGaacaaatgaagaaagaaaatgagagagaaagacacgAGATGCAGAATGAAATAAGTAAAACTACAGAGGAGTTTAAAAAGAGAGGACAAGAAATCAAGAATGAAAAAGATAAGAATGTACAAAAAGAGATGAAGAAAATACTGgaagagaaacagaaagaatTTGAAGAGGAGAATAAACGTAAAGAAAAATCTCTAGGAGAACAACAACagaactttataaaatatatggaagaaaaacatgagaaagaaaaacaaaacctaCTGGAAATAATTCAAAGAGAAACAAGAGAACAAGcagagcatgaatataatgaaaAACTTGACAGACGAGTGGCTAAAGCTTTAAAAGAAgctgaagaaagacatgaaacaGAAAAGGCTAAAGCTTTAAAAGAAgctgaagaaagacatgaaacaGAAAAGGCTCAAGCTTTAAAAGAAGctgaagaaaaatatgaaacagaAAAGGCTAAAGCTTTAAAAATAGCTGGAGAAAGACATGAAACAGAAAAGgctaaagctttaaaaaaagctgAAGAAAGACACAAGAAAGAAGTGGAGGAAGCCTCTAAagttgaagaaaaaaacaaggcAAAAGCTTTAAAAGAAGCTGAAGAAAAATATGAGAGAGAAAAGGCTAAAGCTTTAAAAGAAGCTGATGAAAAATTCAAGACAGAAAAAGCTAAACTTTTAAAACAAGCTGAAGTAAAATTCAACACAGAAAAGGCTGAAGCTGAAGCAAAGACTCCATACAGATCAAAACGAGCTAGTGAATGGAGTCACTATGTTCCTGTTATTGGAGGAGCTGCTGGAGGTTTATTTGGTGTTTTCGAAGACATCATATACTAA
- the LOC127509866 gene encoding uncharacterized protein LOC127509866 isoform X1 encodes MDSVGVNVIKTAALGRSFELGMLYDCRKDALIPGFRCWKPEDLQKNISSRSQIATRFKVTASDSIKDKSKLLNIGGELKLSLLSGLISVSGAAKYLNDTKKSFKQQRLTLHYHSTSEFKELVINQLPAENIPDDDNDIATHVVTGILYGADACFVFDREVSTNEDKTTVDGEVNMALDKLKGIASIAGNVNLSMNEDQQSSVKNFTCTFYGDFQLQSNPASFEDAMNVFADLPKLLGENQKLAVPLKVWLYPLNKLHSRSSKLLKEISMDLIMKTESVIESLNTAEMKCSDLLEDSPAQTFDAFHDKILEMNQNCNTYKLTLVKKLGFLLPDIRGDKMKETALNDLLQENDKSPFRGSDLAEWLEERERESEIIKSVLGRLKDYGAQVEDNIDAIWMGLDVGNLVCYTFTSLDCSDVLLSKQTAYLSPSTQGETDQKIPDSKQTSWLTAEIKNTMKRNLKIFKNLVNSNSCKQDRFIVSSREMENHPGSCILLYEHGCEEAVCFTPPSKPPRPITEEVKGQNVVLKVPPSCPATVELRLLYKPKQDTDWTSEPVLKDQHTVTLTDLRAGTEYEIKYAALGKLNYTVDSDVIRVITEKRNRAGTADSDDVRIVLLGKTGVGKSATGNTILRREAFKSILTSRSVKETSEFNRRQITVIDTPGLHDTGVSDVETWKEIMMCISMAAPGPHVFLLVIQLGRFTQEEKDIVKLIYGTFGDKSRMYTMVLFTRGDKLKGRKIQDYIEDDESLKNLVHQCGHRYHVFNNNETEDLTQVSELLDKIDCMVAANGGSFYTNEMFQQVEKKIKEGQERILKEKEEEIKRIKEELRAKYEAEIEQMKKENERERHEMQNEISKTTEEFKKRGQEIKNEKDKNVQKEMKKILEEKQKEFEEENKRKEKSLGEQQQNFIKYMEEKHEKEKQNLLEIIQRETREQAEHEYNEKLDRRVAKALKEAEERHETEKAKALKEAEERHETEKAQALKEAEEKYETEKAKALKIAGERHETEKAKALKKAEERHKKEVEEASKVEEKNKAKALKEAEEKYEREKAKALKEADEKFKTEKAKLLKQAEVKFNTEKAEAEAKTPYRSKRASEWSHYVPVIGGAAGGLFGVFEDIIY; translated from the exons ATGGATTCAGTCGGAGTGAATGTGAtaaaaactgcagctcttgggAGATCCTTCGAGTTGGGCATGCTGTACGACTGCAGAAAAGACGCATTAATACCAG GCTTTAGATGTTGGAAACCAGAGGATCTTCAGAAGAATATTTCCTCTCGTAGCCAAATTGCTACAAGATTCAAAGTCACAGCTTCAGACTCCATTAAGGATAAATCTAAATTACTAAATATTGGTGGCGAATTGAAACTGAGTCTTTTAAGTGGACTCATCAGTGTAAGTGGAGCAGCAAAGTATCTCAATGACACCAAGAAGTCTTTCAAGCAGCAGAGACTGACGCTACATTATCATTCAACCAGCGAGTTTAAAGAACTGGTCATTAACCAGTTGCCTGCTGAAAATATTcctgatgatgataatgatattGCCACTCATGTAGTGACAGGAATACTGTATGGAGCAGATGCCTGCTTTGTGTTTGACAGAGAAGTTTCTACAAATGAGGACAAAACCACAGTAGATGGAGAAGTAAACATGGCCCTAGATAAACTAAAGGGCATCGCTTCAATAGCTGGAAATGTTAATCTGAGCATGAATGAAGACCAACAATCTTCAGTCAAAAACTTCACATGTACATTTTATGGAGACTTCCAGTTACAATCTAACCCAGCCTCTTTTGAAGATGCGATGAATGTTTTTGCTGATCTTCCAAAACTACTGGGAGAAAATCAAAAGCTGGCAGTTCCTCTGAAAGTTTGGCTTTATCCTCTGAACAAACTTCACTCAAGATCCTCAAAACTTCTGAAGGAGATCAGCATGGATCTAATCATGAAGACTGAATCAGTGATTGAGAGTTTAAATACAGCTGAGATGAAATGCAGTGATCTTCTAGAAGACTCTCCTGCTcagacatttgatgcatttCATGATAAAATTCTGGAAATGAATCAAAACTGCAACACATATAAGTTGACATTGGTGAAGAAACTCGGCTTTCTGCTGCCAGACATCCGCGGGGACAAGATGAAGGAAACTGCACTGAATGATCTTCTACAAGAAAATGACAAATCTCCATTCAGAGGAAGTGATCTTGCAGAGTGGCtggaagaaagagaaagagagtctGAGATCATTAAATCAGTCCTCGGACGGCTAAAGGATTATGGTGCACAGGTGGAAGACAACATAGATGCCATCTGGATGGGCCTGGATGTTGGAAACCTGGTGTGTTACACGTTTACATCACTGGACTGCTCAGATGTGCTTCTTTCTAAACAAACTGCCTACTTGAGTCCTTCAACACAAGGAGAAACTGATCAGAAGATCCCTGATTCAAAGCAAACTTCTTGGCTCACTGCTGAGATCAAAAATACCATGAAGAGAAACTTGAAGATATTTAAGAACTTGGTCAATTCAAACAGCTGTAAACAAGACAGGTTCATTGTGTCATCAAGAGAAATGGAGAATCATCCTGGTTCCTGCATTCTCCTGTATGAACATGGATGTGAAGAAGCTGTTTGCTTTACTCCTCCATCCAAACCACCCCGTCCAATCACtgaagaggtcaaaggtcaaaatGTGGTTCTGAAGGTTCCTCCATCATGTCCTGCTACAGTGGAGCTCAGATTACTGTATAAACCGAAGCAGGACACAGACTGGACATCTGAACCTGTGCTGAAGGATCAACACACAGTTACTCTGACTGATCTGAGAGCAGGAACTGAGTATGAGATCAAATATGCAGCGCTGGGGAAACTCAACTACACCGTAGACAGTGACGTGATCAGAGTCATCACAGAG aAAAGGAACAGAGCAGGTACAG CAGACAGTGATGATGTGAGGATTGTGTTGCTGGGAAAGACGGGTGTTGGGAAGAGTGCAACGGGAAACACCATACTGAGACGAGAAGCTTTTAAATCAATACTGACTTCACGCTCAGTGAAAGAAACATCTGAGTTCAACAGAAGACAGATCACTGTGATTGACACTCCAGGCCTGCATGATACTGGAGTCAGTGATGTTGAGACCTGGAAGGAGATTATGATGTGCATCTCAATGGCGGCACCTGGTCCACATGTGTTTCTGCTGGTGATTCAACTGGGACGATTCACTCAAGAGGAGAAAGACATAGTGAAGTTGATCTACGGGACATTTGGAGACAAGTCCAGAATGTACACCATGGTGCTGTTCACCAGAGGAGATAAACTAAAAGGAAGAAAAATTCAAGATTACATTGAAGATGATGAAAGTTTAAAGAACCTCGTCCATCAGTGTGGTCACAGATACCATGTGTTCAATAACAATGAGACTGAAGATCTGACGCAGGTTTCTGAGCTGCTGGATAAGATTGACTGTATGGTGGCAGCAAATGGAGGGAGTTTCTACACCAATGAGATGTTCCAGCAGGTGGAGAAGAAAATCAAAGAGGGACAAGAGAGAatactgaaagagaaagaagaagagaTCAAGAGAATAAAAGAAGAGCTGAGAGCCAAGTATGAAGCTGAAATAGaacaaatgaagaaagaaaatgagagagaaagacacgAGATGCAGAATGAAATAAGTAAAACTACAGAGGAGTTTAAAAAGAGAGGACAAGAAATCAAGAATGAAAAAGATAAGAATGTACAAAAAGAGATGAAGAAAATACTGgaagagaaacagaaagaatTTGAAGAGGAGAATAAACGTAAAGAAAAATCTCTAGGAGAACAACAACagaactttataaaatatatggaagaaaaacatgagaaagaaaaacaaaacctaCTGGAAATAATTCAAAGAGAAACAAGAGAACAAGcagagcatgaatataatgaaaAACTTGACAGACGAGTGGCTAAAGCTTTAAAAGAAgctgaagaaagacatgaaacaGAAAAGGCTAAAGCTTTAAAAGAAgctgaagaaagacatgaaacaGAAAAGGCTCAAGCTTTAAAAGAAGctgaagaaaaatatgaaacagaAAAGGCTAAAGCTTTAAAAATAGCTGGAGAAAGACATGAAACAGAAAAGgctaaagctttaaaaaaagctgAAGAAAGACACAAGAAAGAAGTGGAGGAAGCCTCTAAagttgaagaaaaaaacaaggcAAAAGCTTTAAAAGAAGCTGAAGAAAAATATGAGAGAGAAAAGGCTAAAGCTTTAAAAGAAGCTGATGAAAAATTCAAGACAGAAAAAGCTAAACTTTTAAAACAAGCTGAAGTAAAATTCAACACAGAAAAGGCTGAAGCTGAAGCAAAGACTCCATACAGATCAAAACGAGCTAGTGAATGGAGTCACTATGTTCCTGTTATTGGAGGAGCTGCTGGAGGTTTATTTGGTGTTTTCGAAGACATCATATACTAA